One region of Synechococcus elongatus PCC 11801 genomic DNA includes:
- a CDS encoding UDP-N-acetylmuramoyl-L-alanyl-D-glutamate--2,6-diaminopimelate ligase: MRREPMNLRSLLASTPTQVLQPQHAALDLAITGLQTDSRRCQPGDLFLGMPGTQVDGGQFWPEAIAAGAVAAIVTPTALAQRPLSANPDACLILSDQMPVTAGAIAAAFYNQPAQALKLAGVTGTNGKTTTTHLIEHFLNAADTKTALLGTLYNRWPGYSEVAQHTTPFATDLHAQLATAVAADCQAAVMEVSSHALDQGRVNGCGFDVAVFTNLTQDHLDYHQTMEAYFAAKARLFAPPYLRGKAIINADDAYGQRLIAMTPPEQCLTYSVSGTADFCTTDLQYGPTGVEGTIKTPEGAFPFRSPLVGQFNLANLLGAIAAGWTLGLSIETMLAAVPDFAGVPGRMERVVGRETDPTVIVDYAHTPDSLENLLKAARPFIQGELICVFGCGGDRDRTKRPLMGEIAARLADRVIVTSDNPRTEDPRQILADIVAGIPAESPVVVEADRTVAIRQAILSAQPGDGVLLAGKGHEDYQILGTTKIHFDDREQARLALAERQSA; the protein is encoded by the coding sequence ATGCGGAGGGAACCCATGAACCTGCGATCGCTGCTCGCTTCAACTCCGACCCAGGTCCTCCAACCGCAACATGCTGCCTTAGATTTAGCGATCACCGGTCTGCAGACCGACTCGCGCCGTTGCCAACCGGGGGATCTGTTCCTGGGGATGCCCGGCACCCAAGTGGATGGCGGCCAGTTTTGGCCAGAAGCGATCGCGGCTGGGGCGGTTGCTGCAATTGTCACCCCCACTGCTCTGGCGCAACGTCCGCTCTCTGCCAATCCAGATGCTTGCTTGATCCTGAGTGATCAAATGCCGGTCACTGCTGGGGCGATCGCGGCAGCCTTCTACAACCAACCAGCCCAGGCCTTGAAGTTAGCAGGGGTGACGGGCACTAACGGTAAAACCACCACGACCCATTTAATTGAGCACTTTCTCAACGCTGCAGACACAAAGACAGCGCTGTTAGGCACGCTCTATAACCGCTGGCCTGGCTACTCCGAAGTGGCGCAACATACAACGCCCTTTGCTACTGATTTACATGCCCAACTAGCGACCGCCGTTGCAGCAGACTGCCAAGCTGCAGTCATGGAAGTCAGTTCCCACGCGTTGGATCAGGGTCGGGTTAATGGTTGCGGCTTTGATGTCGCCGTTTTCACGAACCTCACCCAAGACCACTTGGACTATCACCAAACGATGGAGGCCTACTTTGCAGCCAAGGCAAGGTTGTTTGCGCCGCCCTATCTGCGCGGCAAAGCTATTATCAACGCCGATGATGCCTACGGTCAGCGCTTGATCGCCATGACGCCGCCCGAGCAATGTCTCACCTACAGCGTTTCAGGCACGGCAGACTTTTGCACCACAGACTTGCAGTACGGGCCAACCGGCGTTGAAGGCACCATCAAAACGCCAGAGGGGGCTTTCCCCTTCCGATCGCCTCTCGTCGGTCAATTCAACCTCGCCAATTTGTTGGGGGCGATCGCGGCGGGCTGGACACTGGGCTTATCGATCGAGACGATGCTGGCTGCCGTCCCTGACTTTGCTGGTGTACCCGGTCGCATGGAACGGGTTGTGGGTCGGGAGACAGACCCGACGGTGATTGTCGACTATGCCCACACGCCCGACAGTCTTGAAAACCTATTGAAAGCGGCTCGTCCATTTATTCAGGGTGAGCTGATCTGCGTGTTTGGCTGTGGAGGCGATCGCGATCGCACCAAGCGGCCCCTGATGGGCGAAATTGCGGCACGGCTGGCCGATCGGGTGATTGTCACCTCTGATAACCCGCGCACCGAAGACCCGCGTCAGATTTTGGCGGATATTGTGGCGGGCATCCCGGCAGAAAGCCCGGTCGTCGTCGAAGCCGATCGCACGGTGGCCATTCGTCAGGCGATTCTCTCGGCTCAGCCTGGGGATGGTGTGCTCTTGGCAGGGAAAGGCCACGAGGACTATCAGATTCTTGGCACGACGAAAATCCACTTCGACGATCGCGAGCAGGCACGGCTAGCTTTAGCCGAGCGTCAGTCTGCATGA
- a CDS encoding HIT family protein — translation MSDGLAAFGGRASLDLLAENDWAVAFRDRYPVSPGHSLVVPKRAVQSLFELPPEEFQSSWELVAIVRSQLQERYQPDAFNIGINDGLAAGQTITQAHIHLIPRYSGDRPDPRGGIRWVLPEQAAYWLPSSNTNKADFNLNSKGDS, via the coding sequence ATGAGTGATGGATTAGCCGCTTTTGGCGGACGAGCCTCTTTAGACCTGCTGGCCGAAAATGACTGGGCAGTGGCCTTTCGCGATCGCTATCCAGTCTCACCAGGACATAGTCTGGTCGTTCCCAAACGAGCAGTCCAGTCCCTATTCGAGCTGCCACCTGAGGAGTTTCAATCCAGTTGGGAACTCGTCGCGATCGTGCGATCGCAGCTACAAGAGCGCTATCAACCTGATGCTTTCAATATCGGCATCAATGACGGGCTGGCAGCAGGTCAAACGATCACCCAAGCTCACATTCACCTGATTCCCCGTTATTCAGGCGATCGCCCCGATCCGCGTGGCGGTATTCGCTGGGTCTTGCCAGAGCAGGCTGCCTATTGGCTGCCATCCTCAAACACAAACAAAGCAGATTTCAACCTGAATAGCAAAGGAGATAGTTAG
- a CDS encoding sensor domain-containing phosphodiesterase has translation MLEQPTGPLFEQISREDWEKTPESVQQLIQALLSVADLSAQKSTQTSAGRQAINQFLRESLRYQQVVEAQTDLILRSRPDTTVVFANKPLCEVLGLPVGEISGLAWDSLVPPDDLTKLQDKIAGLSLESPTFESLNRNYGEEQKIKWIQWVNQGIFNDSGQLIEIQSVGRDVTTLIEQIKKEKTLNHVFEAIRKSLDLKTVFETATAEFAKILDGLSCSIVQYLSDQQVWIHVADFQYDKSRESTVGTRISDLNNPFAEQLKKFQIVRVENTKHIKDEVNRELAKSIPGAWLLIPLVVEEKLWGSFTIIATQQPFVWTESQVDLACSVASQLEVAIQQANLYQKVQQELSDRCKAEASLKESQTRFQKIADNLPGVIYGYQLKTDGSDEFTYISSGFQEVYGVDPARALEDSNVVWQMIHPEDVEVLRAATLESQNTLQTWEVEFRIITSAGDLKWMQGRARPTRQDNGETVWDGLIIDISDRKKIEAELQASEERYRLLAENTSDLICLHEADGAYLYISPSVESLLGFSSEEMIGQSPYEFFHPQDRDRIREEVHRAVLQGAEVPVVYRMRKKSEGYIWFETLTKPIFNTEGEVTGIQTTSRDVTQRIEIQNKLQHDAWHDDLTGLSNRNLLIERLELAIHRAKRIKNYKFAVLFLDLDRFKVINDSLGHLVGDKLLVEISNKLKSMIRSHDLAARLGGDEFVLLIEDIQSLEEPIKIAERVLASVQAPLELEDRLIYTSASIGIVLGSSDYKDANHLLRDADIAMYRSKARGRARYEVFDTAMHAQALERLHLENDLRQAIARQEFILYYQPIIQLKTGEITGFEALIRWQHPTQGIKPPKDLIPIAEETGLITTIDYWVLTQACCQLAEWQSHYPETSNLNMSVNLSAQDLKYGQLMQEIQSALQDSKISPSLLTLEITESMLVENTDETIQLLSEINQQGIQISIDDFGTGYSSLRYLHTLPVNNLKVDSSFVGEITHNPNNYQIVSTIIALNNQLGLKAIAEGIETREQLDLLSTLGYQYGQGYLFARPLSPEEVESLLSNHQHLQGSDRLRLTF, from the coding sequence ATGTTAGAACAGCCTACAGGTCCGTTGTTTGAGCAAATTAGCCGCGAGGACTGGGAAAAAACGCCGGAAAGTGTGCAGCAATTGATCCAGGCTTTGTTGAGCGTGGCCGATCTGAGCGCGCAAAAAAGCACCCAAACCAGTGCGGGTCGCCAAGCCATCAATCAATTTCTCCGCGAGAGTTTGCGCTATCAACAGGTCGTCGAGGCACAGACAGATTTAATTTTGCGATCGCGTCCAGATACGACTGTCGTCTTTGCAAACAAACCACTGTGTGAGGTTCTCGGACTGCCCGTAGGCGAGATTAGTGGGCTGGCATGGGATAGCCTTGTTCCTCCTGATGATCTCACAAAACTCCAAGACAAAATTGCTGGATTAAGTCTCGAGAGCCCAACATTTGAGAGTCTAAATCGCAACTACGGAGAAGAGCAAAAAATCAAGTGGATTCAGTGGGTTAATCAGGGAATTTTTAACGATTCTGGTCAGTTGATTGAGATTCAGTCAGTCGGTCGAGATGTGACAACCTTGATCGAGCAAATTAAGAAGGAGAAAACCCTTAACCATGTCTTTGAAGCTATCCGTAAATCGCTGGATCTGAAAACTGTTTTTGAAACTGCAACAGCTGAGTTTGCAAAAATCCTCGATGGACTCAGTTGTTCGATTGTCCAATATCTCAGTGATCAACAGGTTTGGATTCACGTTGCAGACTTTCAATATGATAAGAGCCGAGAATCAACCGTTGGCACAAGAATTTCAGACTTGAACAACCCGTTTGCTGAGCAGCTTAAAAAGTTTCAGATTGTCCGTGTTGAAAATACTAAGCATATTAAAGATGAAGTTAACAGAGAGCTGGCTAAGTCTATCCCAGGTGCCTGGTTATTAATTCCTTTGGTCGTTGAGGAGAAGCTCTGGGGAAGCTTTACTATCATTGCGACACAACAGCCTTTTGTCTGGACTGAGAGTCAAGTTGATTTAGCTTGCAGTGTCGCGAGCCAGCTAGAAGTCGCGATTCAGCAAGCCAATCTCTATCAAAAAGTTCAGCAAGAACTCAGCGATCGCTGCAAAGCAGAAGCATCTCTAAAGGAAAGTCAGACTCGTTTTCAGAAAATTGCTGATAACTTGCCTGGTGTTATTTATGGTTATCAGCTAAAGACGGATGGCAGTGATGAGTTTACCTACATTAGCTCTGGCTTCCAAGAAGTTTATGGTGTTGATCCAGCCAGAGCACTAGAGGACAGCAATGTTGTCTGGCAAATGATTCATCCTGAAGACGTTGAGGTTCTGAGAGCTGCAACTCTAGAATCCCAGAATACTCTACAGACTTGGGAAGTTGAGTTTCGCATTATTACTTCTGCTGGAGATTTGAAATGGATGCAAGGGAGGGCTCGACCGACCCGCCAAGACAATGGGGAGACGGTGTGGGATGGCTTAATTATTGATATTAGCGATCGCAAAAAAATAGAAGCTGAATTACAAGCAAGTGAAGAGCGCTACCGATTGCTTGCAGAAAATACCAGTGATCTGATTTGCCTGCATGAAGCAGATGGTGCCTATCTCTATATCAGCCCTTCTGTTGAATCCCTCTTAGGTTTTTCCAGTGAGGAAATGATTGGTCAAAGCCCCTATGAATTCTTCCATCCGCAAGACCGTGATCGCATTCGTGAAGAAGTCCATCGCGCTGTTCTTCAGGGAGCTGAAGTCCCAGTTGTCTATCGGATGCGCAAGAAATCAGAGGGTTATATTTGGTTTGAAACATTAACGAAACCAATTTTTAACACAGAGGGAGAAGTTACTGGGATTCAGACAACCTCTCGAGATGTGACTCAACGAATTGAAATTCAAAATAAACTTCAGCATGATGCTTGGCATGATGATTTAACTGGCTTATCTAATCGAAATCTTCTGATCGAACGCTTAGAACTTGCGATTCATCGAGCTAAGCGAATCAAAAACTATAAGTTTGCAGTGCTATTTTTAGATCTCGATCGCTTTAAGGTCATTAATGATAGCTTAGGACATCTAGTTGGTGATAAGTTATTAGTCGAAATTTCGAACAAACTAAAATCAATGATTCGTTCCCATGATCTAGCGGCACGGCTAGGTGGGGATGAATTTGTGCTTTTAATCGAAGACATCCAGAGTTTAGAAGAGCCGATCAAAATTGCAGAGAGGGTTCTAGCATCCGTTCAAGCTCCCTTGGAATTAGAAGATCGCTTAATTTACACCTCAGCTAGCATTGGCATTGTCCTGGGTAGTAGTGACTATAAGGATGCCAATCATCTTCTGAGAGATGCAGACATTGCGATGTATCGATCTAAGGCTCGCGGCAGGGCCCGTTATGAAGTCTTTGATACGGCGATGCATGCTCAGGCTCTTGAGCGTCTTCATCTCGAAAATGATTTACGTCAGGCGATCGCCCGTCAAGAATTTATATTATATTACCAACCTATTATTCAATTAAAGACGGGTGAAATTACGGGTTTTGAAGCCCTCATTCGCTGGCAACATCCAACACAGGGAATCAAGCCTCCCAAGGATTTGATTCCGATCGCGGAAGAAACGGGTTTAATCACCACAATTGACTATTGGGTCTTGACTCAAGCTTGTTGCCAACTAGCAGAATGGCAGTCTCATTATCCTGAGACCTCAAATCTCAATATGAGCGTGAATTTATCAGCTCAAGATCTAAAGTATGGTCAGCTGATGCAAGAGATTCAATCCGCTCTGCAAGATTCAAAAATCAGTCCTAGCTTACTCACGCTAGAAATTACTGAAAGTATGTTGGTTGAGAATACGGATGAAACGATTCAGCTGCTTTCTGAAATCAACCAACAAGGCATCCAAATTAGCATTGATGACTTTGGAACTGGATATTCGTCGCTTCGCTATCTACACACTCTGCCAGTCAACAACCTGAAGGTTGACAGCTCATTTGTTGGTGAAATCACTCATAATCCTAATAACTATCAAATCGTCAGCACAATTATTGCTCTTAATAACCAGCTAGGGCTAAAAGCGATTGCCGAAGGTATCGAAACGCGTGAACAATTGGATTTACTGAGTACGCTTGGCTATCAGTATGGTCAAGGTTACCTATTCGCAAGACCTCTTAGTCCAGAAGAGGTTGAATCCCTTTTGTCCAATCATCAACACTTGCAAGGTTCCGATCGCCTCCGACTGACTTTTTAG
- the lpxB gene encoding lipid-A-disaccharide synthase — MAALRLFISTGEVSGDLQGSLLIAALFRQAQQLGIELEVFALGGDRMAAAGATLLANTIGISSIGIWEALPYVWPTWRLQQKIARQIRETPLDAAILIDYIGPNIGWGGRLPKSHPNIPIFYYIAPQEWVWSFGEGKTTQLVGFSNRIFAIFPGEAKYYRERGAAVSFVGHPLIDELQNRPDRAMARAQLGLQDQERAIALYPASRPQELKFLLPTVLAAAQQLNNELPNLRFFVPLSQEQFRATIEQAAQDLSLPLQVVGGETTRLVQAAADLAIAKSGTVNLEIGLQGVPQVVIYRVGAVTAWIARHILRFSIPFMSPVNLVNMEAIVPELLQDEANPDRIAAEAKTILLDPERQAAIQAGYGRMRQSLGEPGVCDRAAKEILISVLKQQSSIDTTD, encoded by the coding sequence GTGGCAGCACTTCGACTGTTCATCAGCACCGGCGAAGTCTCAGGCGATTTGCAGGGCAGCCTGCTGATTGCGGCGCTGTTTCGGCAGGCTCAGCAGCTAGGCATTGAGCTGGAAGTGTTCGCCTTGGGAGGCGATCGCATGGCAGCAGCCGGTGCGACGCTGCTGGCCAATACGATCGGCATCAGTTCAATTGGCATCTGGGAAGCGCTGCCCTACGTCTGGCCAACGTGGCGTTTACAGCAAAAGATCGCGCGGCAGATTCGTGAAACGCCACTCGATGCTGCAATTTTGATTGACTACATCGGTCCCAATATTGGCTGGGGCGGGCGTTTGCCAAAATCCCATCCCAACATTCCGATCTTTTATTACATCGCACCTCAGGAATGGGTCTGGTCGTTTGGTGAGGGCAAGACGACTCAACTCGTCGGTTTCAGCAATCGCATTTTCGCCATCTTCCCCGGTGAAGCCAAGTACTACCGCGAACGCGGGGCAGCTGTGAGTTTCGTCGGCCATCCCCTGATTGACGAACTCCAAAATCGGCCCGATCGCGCCATGGCTCGTGCCCAGCTGGGTTTGCAGGATCAGGAGCGGGCGATCGCTCTCTATCCGGCTTCTCGACCTCAAGAGCTAAAGTTTCTGCTACCGACTGTCCTTGCTGCGGCTCAGCAACTCAACAACGAGCTGCCGAATCTCCGCTTCTTTGTACCACTCTCCCAAGAGCAGTTTCGAGCAACGATTGAGCAAGCTGCTCAAGATTTAAGCCTGCCCTTGCAAGTTGTTGGTGGTGAGACAACAAGGCTAGTGCAAGCGGCGGCGGATTTGGCGATCGCGAAGTCAGGAACCGTCAACCTCGAAATTGGCCTACAGGGTGTTCCCCAAGTTGTGATTTATCGGGTTGGTGCAGTGACCGCCTGGATTGCGCGTCATATTTTGCGCTTCTCGATTCCCTTCATGTCGCCCGTCAACTTGGTGAATATGGAGGCGATTGTGCCGGAGCTGCTGCAGGATGAGGCCAACCCTGATCGCATTGCGGCGGAAGCGAAGACTATTCTGCTGGATCCTGAGCGGCAGGCGGCAATTCAAGCTGGTTACGGACGCATGCGCCAAAGTCTAGGTGAACCCGGTGTTTGCGATCGGGCTGCAAAAGAAATTCTGATATCCGTTCTCAAACAACAGAGTTCTATTGATACGACTGACTAA
- the lpxA gene encoding acyl-ACP--UDP-N-acetylglucosamine O-acyltransferase — protein MSAVIHPTAIIAPGAEIHPSVQVGPYAVIGEHVRIGAHTTIGAHAVIDGWTEIGEENRIFPGAAIGLESQDKKTDGSLSVVRIGDRNRIREYVTINRATKAGEATIIGNDNLLMAYVHVAHNCVLQNRIVISNAVSLAGHIVVESGAVIGGMSGLHQFVHVGRNAMIGGMSRVERDVPPYMLVEGNPARVRSLNLVGLERAGLRDGQEGEVFKQLKQAYRLLYRSDLLLKEAIAEIRQISDLEHLQHLCNFLEASQGSERRGPTPGSK, from the coding sequence GTGAGTGCAGTAATTCACCCCACCGCAATCATCGCGCCGGGGGCCGAGATTCACCCCAGCGTCCAAGTCGGCCCCTATGCCGTCATTGGTGAGCATGTGCGAATTGGGGCGCATACGACTATCGGTGCCCATGCCGTTATCGATGGCTGGACCGAAATTGGTGAAGAGAATCGGATCTTTCCAGGAGCGGCGATCGGACTGGAGTCGCAGGACAAAAAAACCGATGGTTCTCTCAGCGTTGTGCGGATCGGCGATCGCAACCGCATTCGTGAGTACGTAACCATCAACCGTGCCACCAAAGCGGGCGAGGCGACGATTATCGGTAACGATAATCTGCTGATGGCCTATGTCCATGTGGCGCATAACTGCGTCCTTCAGAACCGGATTGTCATTTCCAACGCGGTCTCATTGGCGGGACACATTGTGGTCGAGTCAGGAGCGGTGATTGGCGGCATGTCGGGGCTGCATCAGTTCGTCCATGTCGGTCGCAATGCCATGATCGGTGGCATGAGTCGGGTTGAGCGAGATGTGCCGCCCTACATGCTGGTGGAAGGCAACCCGGCCCGCGTGCGATCGCTCAACCTCGTAGGGCTAGAGCGGGCAGGGCTGCGGGATGGACAAGAAGGCGAGGTGTTCAAGCAGTTGAAGCAGGCCTATCGGCTGCTCTATCGCTCGGATCTCTTGCTGAAGGAAGCGATCGCGGAAATTCGCCAGATCTCAGACCTTGAGCACCTACAACACCTCTGTAACTTCCTCGAAGCTTCTCAAGGGAGCGAGCGTCGGGGTCCGACTCCGGGTAGCAAGTAA
- the fabZ gene encoding 3-hydroxyacyl-ACP dehydratase FabZ has protein sequence MTANPDAPALPTLPLAVETIQGLLPHRYPFALVDRIIDYVPGERAVGIKNVTFNEPQFQGHFPGRPLMPGVLIVEAMAQVGGVIVTLMPDMPKGLFVFAGIDQVRFRRPVVPGDQLVLTAQLLSVKRRRFCKIQGEAMVDGQLAASGELLFSLVE, from the coding sequence ATGACCGCCAACCCGGATGCTCCAGCCTTGCCGACGTTGCCCTTGGCCGTGGAGACGATTCAAGGCCTGCTGCCCCACCGCTACCCGTTTGCCCTTGTCGATCGCATCATTGACTATGTACCGGGTGAACGAGCGGTTGGGATTAAAAATGTGACTTTTAATGAGCCGCAGTTTCAGGGGCATTTCCCAGGGCGACCGCTGATGCCGGGAGTCCTGATTGTGGAAGCTATGGCCCAAGTCGGTGGCGTGATTGTCACCCTGATGCCAGATATGCCGAAAGGTCTGTTTGTGTTTGCGGGCATTGACCAAGTGCGCTTCCGGCGGCCGGTGGTGCCCGGCGATCAGCTGGTCTTAACGGCCCAACTCCTCAGCGTTAAGCGCCGTCGCTTCTGCAAAATCCAAGGTGAGGCGATGGTGGATGGCCAGCTGGCAGCCAGCGGAGAACTGTTGTTCTCGCTCGTGGAGTAA
- the lpxC gene encoding UDP-3-O-acyl-N-acetylglucosamine deacetylase produces MAIAIPRRTLAGPVDCTGVGLHSGVEVTVRLEPAVSGSDRRFVRTDLPGSPEIPVHLDHVHETLLSTELATEQASVRTVEHLLAVLAGLGVTDVRIAIDGPELPLLDGSGAEWLAAIAAVGTVEIAGFLPVPMLTEPLTVTEGDAFVTAVPAEETRLSYGIDFDLAPIGNQWFSVRWRPDDWEREVVPARTFGLAPQIEALRQQGLIRGGSLENALVCDHDRWLNPPLRFSNEPVRHKLLDLAGDLSLLGVLPQAHILAYKASHRLHVRFARELQARLTSLASC; encoded by the coding sequence ATGGCGATCGCAATTCCCCGTCGGACTCTCGCAGGGCCTGTTGACTGCACGGGTGTAGGGCTTCACAGCGGTGTGGAAGTCACCGTGCGCCTAGAGCCCGCAGTGAGTGGCAGCGATCGCCGCTTTGTTCGTACTGATCTGCCGGGCTCACCGGAGATTCCTGTTCACCTCGATCACGTCCACGAGACGCTGCTCTCAACAGAGTTAGCAACGGAGCAAGCCAGTGTTCGCACCGTTGAGCATCTACTGGCTGTTCTCGCTGGTTTGGGCGTCACAGATGTTCGAATTGCGATCGATGGACCGGAGCTACCGCTGCTCGATGGCTCAGGGGCGGAATGGCTAGCTGCGATCGCTGCGGTCGGTACGGTCGAAATTGCGGGCTTCCTGCCAGTTCCTATGTTGACCGAGCCACTGACGGTGACTGAAGGGGATGCCTTTGTCACAGCCGTGCCTGCTGAAGAAACGCGTCTCAGCTACGGTATTGACTTTGATCTTGCCCCAATCGGAAATCAATGGTTTAGTGTGCGCTGGCGGCCTGATGACTGGGAGCGCGAGGTGGTGCCAGCTCGAACCTTTGGTCTGGCTCCTCAAATTGAAGCCTTGCGCCAGCAGGGCTTGATTCGCGGGGGTAGCTTGGAAAATGCTTTGGTCTGCGATCACGATCGCTGGCTGAATCCGCCGCTGCGTTTTTCAAACGAGCCCGTGCGTCATAAACTCTTAGATCTGGCTGGGGACCTGAGCTTGCTCGGTGTCCTGCCCCAGGCCCACATCCTTGCCTACAAAGCCAGTCATCGGCTCCATGTTCGCTTTGCCCGTGAACTCCAAGCCCGCTTGACTAGCCTTGCTTCCTGTTGA
- a CDS encoding BamA/TamA family outer membrane protein, with protein MSKSNQVQRLALSVYCATAIAIAASPAQAETQATPAPSKPTVANFKIEGPTAVPEPAAIASPVPLAQTSPAPDGGVTPTPTPTTPSPTPETPPTVPPATVPVPAAETPAQPEPQVLVSEVQIVGVAGNPDEAQLLDAIYGAIRTQAGATSTRTQLQNDVNAIFGTGLFSNVQVLPEDTPLGVQITFVVEPNPVLSKIELDGAKVLPDSVVQETFKDDYGKILNLQTLQARIRTLNTWYRENGYVLAQVVDASRISPNGEVTLRVAEGVISELIVRFQNAEGRSTDEEGNPIRGKTRPFIVTREYSFKEGDVFNRPQAEAGLRRIFGLGLFSDVRLNLEPDPRDPTKVVVVTNVQESSTGNFSAGVGFSDASGLFGTIGLQEQNFGGNNQKLGFQLSLGQRQALFDISFSDPWIAGDPFRSSYSVNVFRSAELALQFTNGPIDVNLPNGNSIITQRTGTQILFTRPQSDPYTRPEWTLFGGVSFNIVDITDINGTAFAQDEFGNPLTASGGSQDTLFGLIFGAVRDTRDNVATPTRGNFFRFNIDQFLPITANGVFYNRIRAGYSFYVPVRLLRFQEGCRKDNPTAEECPQTLAFNIQAGTALGNLPPYEAFCIGGVNTVRGYEECGLASGRSFVVASAEYRFPIISQFLGGALFADAGTSLGSDSAVIGAPAVVRGKPGGGVGYGFGVRIATPVGPVRLDLGFTPDQGNRIQFAIGEKF; from the coding sequence ATGTCGAAATCCAATCAGGTGCAACGCCTAGCCTTAAGCGTCTACTGTGCCACCGCGATCGCGATCGCAGCGTCACCCGCTCAAGCTGAAACCCAAGCAACGCCGGCGCCTTCTAAGCCGACGGTGGCTAATTTCAAGATTGAAGGTCCTACGGCAGTTCCTGAACCGGCCGCGATCGCCAGCCCAGTGCCGCTGGCACAAACGTCGCCTGCGCCTGATGGCGGGGTCACTCCTACTCCGACCCCAACAACGCCGTCTCCGACCCCCGAGACGCCCCCGACGGTTCCTCCGGCAACAGTACCTGTTCCTGCTGCAGAAACACCGGCTCAACCAGAGCCCCAAGTTCTTGTTTCTGAAGTGCAGATTGTCGGGGTGGCAGGAAATCCCGATGAAGCGCAGCTCCTGGATGCAATCTACGGCGCCATTCGTACTCAAGCGGGAGCGACATCAACACGGACGCAGCTCCAAAATGACGTCAATGCCATCTTTGGCACGGGCTTGTTCAGCAATGTTCAGGTGTTGCCTGAAGACACACCGCTCGGGGTGCAGATCACCTTTGTGGTTGAGCCCAATCCCGTTCTCAGCAAAATTGAACTGGACGGAGCCAAGGTTCTCCCCGATTCAGTCGTTCAAGAAACCTTTAAGGACGACTACGGCAAGATTTTGAACCTGCAAACCCTGCAGGCTCGGATCCGTACTCTCAACACTTGGTACCGCGAGAACGGTTATGTGTTGGCTCAGGTGGTGGATGCTTCGCGGATTAGTCCAAACGGTGAGGTGACGCTCCGAGTTGCGGAAGGTGTCATCAGTGAGCTGATCGTCCGTTTCCAAAATGCGGAAGGGCGATCGACTGATGAAGAAGGAAATCCCATTCGTGGCAAAACTCGGCCTTTTATCGTCACGCGGGAATATTCCTTCAAAGAAGGTGACGTTTTTAACCGCCCCCAAGCAGAAGCGGGGTTGCGCCGAATTTTTGGCCTAGGCTTGTTCAGTGACGTACGTCTCAACCTTGAGCCGGATCCCCGCGATCCGACGAAGGTCGTTGTCGTTACCAACGTGCAGGAAAGCTCAACTGGTAACTTCTCAGCTGGCGTGGGTTTTAGTGATGCCAGCGGTCTGTTCGGGACCATTGGCCTACAAGAGCAAAACTTTGGCGGGAATAACCAGAAGCTAGGCTTCCAGCTCTCACTGGGTCAGCGCCAAGCCCTGTTTGACATTAGCTTCAGTGATCCGTGGATTGCTGGCGATCCCTTCCGATCGTCCTACAGCGTCAATGTATTCCGCAGTGCAGAGCTGGCGCTGCAATTTACCAATGGGCCGATCGATGTCAATTTGCCCAACGGGAATAGCATCATCACGCAACGGACGGGGACTCAAATTCTCTTCACGCGTCCCCAATCTGACCCCTACACGCGGCCAGAGTGGACGCTGTTTGGCGGCGTCAGCTTTAACATCGTTGACATCACGGACATCAACGGTACGGCTTTTGCCCAAGATGAGTTTGGGAACCCGCTAACAGCGTCTGGCGGCTCGCAAGACACCCTGTTTGGCCTCATTTTTGGTGCAGTCCGCGACACTCGTGACAACGTCGCCACACCAACTCGCGGTAACTTCTTCCGGTTCAACATCGACCAGTTCCTCCCGATCACTGCGAATGGGGTGTTCTACAACCGGATTCGGGCGGGCTACAGCTTTTACGTACCGGTGCGTCTGCTCCGCTTCCAAGAGGGCTGCCGTAAGGACAATCCGACGGCAGAGGAATGCCCTCAAACCTTGGCCTTCAATATCCAAGCTGGTACAGCCCTCGGTAACTTGCCACCTTACGAAGCCTTCTGTATTGGCGGTGTCAACACGGTGCGGGGCTATGAAGAATGCGGCCTTGCCAGTGGCCGTAGTTTTGTTGTCGCAAGCGCAGAATATCGCTTCCCAATCATCAGCCAATTCCTCGGTGGCGCCCTCTTTGCTGATGCCGGTACATCCTTGGGTAGTGATAGTGCCGTGATTGGGGCGCCGGCTGTGGTGCGTGGTAAGCCTGGCGGAGGGGTTGGCTACGGCTTTGGGGTTCGCATTGCTACACCGGTAGGACCAGTACGGCTGGACTTGGGTTTCACGCCGGATCAGGGCAACCGCATCCAGTTTGCGATTGGCGAAAAATTCTGA